In a single window of the Tellurirhabdus bombi genome:
- a CDS encoding helix-turn-helix transcriptional regulator, with translation MSLVSNNIKYLRRLNGLTQEQFARRIGIKRSLLGAYEEARANPNLDNLMSIARAFNTTVDLLLKNDLRKIRETPDLSLPLDRGGSDSHGATPSPLLRDTADSGPKPLSTVLDKYYQAPEPNRVHELPKESPRRPDLIPEFGTSSREPETVRLVAQRVTPRPVTSGSGFTHQPAAYPPPAPPSFNNAFEGSQSTGSRQNNARSMPEETFSQSPIPFVRHAQFGEYLQRYQHVDFLNRLPTLQLPLLPTGHYRAFEAGEEFAFPGALLIGQFVRNWYEIIDGKMYILLVQHQGIICRRLFNQVKAKGTLLLTADQPAIPSREVSIRDVQEVWEVKAFVSQQLPEPAPPLDRLRSLVDELHFELERIKK, from the coding sequence ATGAGTCTCGTCAGCAACAATATTAAATACTTACGTCGGCTAAATGGCCTCACTCAAGAGCAGTTTGCCCGTCGAATTGGCATCAAGCGTTCGTTGCTGGGTGCCTATGAAGAAGCCCGCGCCAATCCGAATCTGGACAATTTGATGTCTATTGCTCGTGCCTTTAATACCACAGTTGATTTATTGCTAAAAAACGATCTGCGGAAAATTCGGGAGACGCCTGACTTGAGCCTTCCGCTGGATCGGGGCGGCTCCGATTCCCACGGCGCAACCCCTTCTCCGCTCCTACGCGACACGGCCGATTCGGGCCCCAAACCGCTTTCTACCGTTCTGGATAAATATTATCAGGCTCCTGAACCAAATCGGGTACATGAACTTCCCAAAGAAAGCCCGCGACGGCCGGACTTGATCCCCGAGTTCGGTACATCCAGCCGGGAACCGGAAACGGTGCGTCTGGTGGCCCAACGGGTTACACCGCGCCCCGTTACTTCTGGTTCTGGTTTTACGCACCAGCCAGCAGCCTACCCGCCGCCGGCTCCACCTTCGTTCAACAATGCATTTGAAGGCTCCCAATCAACAGGCTCGCGGCAAAATAACGCGCGGTCCATGCCCGAGGAAACGTTCTCGCAAAGCCCTATTCCCTTCGTTCGGCATGCGCAGTTTGGCGAATACCTGCAACGCTATCAACACGTTGACTTCCTGAACCGGCTCCCAACGTTGCAGTTACCCTTGTTGCCTACTGGCCATTACCGAGCTTTTGAGGCGGGGGAAGAATTTGCGTTTCCGGGGGCTTTGCTGATTGGGCAATTTGTCCGAAACTGGTATGAGATTATTGACGGAAAAATGTACATCCTGCTCGTTCAGCATCAGGGCATTATCTGTCGCCGCCTGTTTAATCAAGTGAAGGCGAAAGGAACCTTGTTGCTCACTGCCGACCAACCTGCTATTCCCAGCCGGGAAGTTTCCATTCGGGATGTTCAGGAAGTGTGGGAGGTGAAAGCTTTTGTTAGTCAGCAACTTCCCGAACCAGCTCCCCCGCTCGACCGACTCCGAAGCTTGGTCGATGAATTGCATTTTGAACTCGAACGAATCAAAAAATAA